In Halobaculum rubrum, the following are encoded in one genomic region:
- a CDS encoding SCO family protein encodes MQRRSFLRSAGACGAVTGLAGCLGSVGIGDSNPDVVLEEPERRFESSDVPYPAWGEPVPDTTVPAPLDSRDVRLRDIETPSLLTFFYSHCQTVCPVLISTQRNIQAHAKNNGYGDAVSFFPMTFDPARDTAQRLRTYAEEMNVDADSENWHFLRPASKQRAKAVVQDQFGVAFQRTDPEDMDMYMFTHAALTLLVNADGFVERAYRSKSPNEGTILADLQTVRTA; translated from the coding sequence ATGCAACGGCGGTCGTTTCTCAGGTCGGCCGGAGCGTGCGGAGCGGTCACCGGACTCGCTGGGTGTCTCGGGAGCGTCGGAATCGGCGATTCGAATCCCGACGTCGTTCTCGAGGAGCCCGAACGACGATTCGAAAGCAGCGACGTCCCGTACCCCGCGTGGGGGGAACCCGTTCCGGATACAACCGTCCCTGCGCCGCTCGATTCTCGCGACGTTCGCCTCCGTGATATCGAGACTCCATCACTTCTCACGTTTTTCTATAGCCACTGTCAAACAGTGTGTCCCGTTCTCATCTCAACGCAGCGGAACATCCAGGCCCACGCGAAAAACAATGGATACGGTGATGCCGTCTCATTCTTCCCGATGACGTTCGATCCTGCTCGTGACACAGCCCAGCGCCTTCGAACGTACGCCGAAGAGATGAACGTCGACGCGGATTCAGAGAACTGGCACTTCCTCCGACCTGCATCGAAACAGCGAGCGAAAGCCGTCGTACAAGACCAGTTCGGCGTTGCCTTCCAGCGCACCGACCCGGAGGACATGGATATGTACATGTTCACGCATGCGGCGCTCACGCTACTCGTCAACGCGGACGGGTTCGTCGAGCGGGCGTATCGTTCGAAATCGCCGAACGAAGGGACGATACTCGCCGATCTACAGACGGTGAGAACTGCATGA
- a CDS encoding ParA family protein yields MSEHTTQPRAVAVGVLKGGFAKTTTAINLARELAHRNESALVIDLDDNGHMTQNLGFTAQYEAETNHVHEVLLEDGDPSEGIVSVVDGMDLLPAHRDLEDVQTQLKNAMGGSTRLNARVVEPLLGDEYDYIVVDCPANQGKLNENALYATNNLIIPVRPETGYDSGIHNTVNRLVKEARQYFELDILAVVPSGLSQRLDQDRRDRALLEEINSMGIADSVVPNFCRISDDDWAAIDDGTYDGPLPGIRYRSAIDDANDAGLPLRDYDDSCDQLSCYGELAAIVETGGVVREREVMA; encoded by the coding sequence ATGTCTGAACACACCACACAACCGCGCGCCGTCGCGGTCGGCGTTCTCAAGGGCGGCTTCGCGAAGACGACGACGGCGATCAACCTCGCGCGCGAGCTGGCACACAGAAACGAGTCCGCGCTCGTTATCGACCTCGACGACAACGGACACATGACGCAGAACCTCGGCTTCACCGCGCAGTACGAGGCCGAAACGAACCACGTCCACGAGGTGCTCCTCGAGGATGGGGACCCAAGCGAGGGAATCGTCTCCGTGGTGGATGGGATGGATCTGTTGCCCGCACACAGGGACCTCGAGGACGTCCAGACGCAGCTGAAAAACGCGATGGGCGGCTCGACGCGACTGAACGCTCGCGTTGTCGAGCCACTGCTCGGCGACGAGTACGACTATATCGTCGTCGACTGCCCGGCGAACCAAGGCAAGCTCAACGAGAACGCCCTGTACGCGACGAACAACCTGATCATTCCCGTGCGCCCGGAGACCGGCTACGATTCCGGGATCCACAACACCGTCAACCGACTGGTGAAGGAGGCCCGCCAGTACTTCGAGCTGGACATTCTCGCGGTCGTCCCCTCCGGACTGTCACAGCGACTGGACCAGGACCGACGCGACCGCGCACTCTTAGAGGAGATCAACTCGATGGGGATCGCGGACTCCGTCGTTCCGAACTTCTGTCGGATCTCCGACGACGACTGGGCGGCCATCGACGACGGGACCTACGACGGACCGCTGCCCGGGATCCGCTACCGCTCGGCGATCGACGACGCCAACGACGCGGGACTTCCGCTGCGCGATTACGACGACAGCTGCGACCAGCTCTCCTGTTACGGCGAGCTGGCAGCGATCGTGGAAACCGGCGGTGTCGTCCGCGAACGCGAGGTGATGGCCTGA